The Ochotona princeps isolate mOchPri1 chromosome 1, mOchPri1.hap1, whole genome shotgun sequence genome has a segment encoding these proteins:
- the TMEM63B gene encoding CSC1-like protein 2 isoform X2: MLPFLLATLGTTALNNSNPKDYCYSARIRSTVLQGLPFGGVPTVLALDFMCFLALLFLFSILRKVAWDYGRLALVTDADSVASAMHGDSHDRYERLTSVSSSVDFDQRDNGFCSWLTAIFRIKDDEIRDKCGGDAVHYLSFQRHIIGLLVVVGVLSVGIVLPVNFSGDLLENNAYSFGRTTIANLKSGNNLLWLHTSFAFLYLLLTVYSMRRHTSKMRYKEDDLVKRTLFINGISKYAESEKIKKHFEEAYPNCTVLEARPCYNVARLMFLDAERKKAERGKLYFTNLQSKENVPTMINPKPCGHLCCCVVRGCEQVEAIEYYTKLEQRLKEDYKREKEKVNEKPLGMAFVTFHNETITAIILKDFNVCKCQGCACRGEPRASSCSESLHISNWTVSYAPDPQNIYWEHLSIRGFIWWLRCLVINVVLFILLFFLTTPAIIITTMDKFNVTKPVEYLNNPIITQFFPTLLLWCFSALLPTIVYYSAFFEAHWTRSGENRTTMHKCYTFLIFMVLLLPSLGLSSLDLFFRWLFDKKFLAEAAVRFECVFLPDNGAFFVNYVIASAFIGNAMDLLRIPGLLMYMIRLCLARSAAERRNVKRHQAYEFQFGAAYAWMMCVFTVVMTYSITCPIIVPFGLMYMLLKHLVDRYNLYYAYLPAKLDKKIHSGAVNQVVAAPILCLFWLLFFSTMRTGFLAPTSMFTFVVLVITIVICLCHVCFGHFKYLSAHNYKIEHTETDTVGTRSNGRPPTTAAVPKSAKYIAQVLQDSEVDGEGEGAPGSSGDEPPSSSSQDEELMPPEGLTDTDFQSCEDSLLDNEIHQ, translated from the exons ATGTTGCCCTTCCTGCTGGCCACACTGGGCACCACGGCCCTCAACAACAGCAATCCCAAGGACTACTGCTACAGTGCCCGCATCCGCAGCACGGTCCTGCAGGGCCTGCCTTTTGGTGGTgtccccacagtgctggcccttgacTTCATGTGCTTTCTT GCACTGTTGTTCTTATTCTCCATCCTCCGGAAGGTGGCCTGGGACTATGGGCGGCTGGCCTTGGTGACAGATGCTGACAG cgtGGCCTCAGCTATGCATGGGGACAGTCATGACCGGTACGAGCGTCtcacttctgtctccagctctgtcgACTTTGACCAGAGGGACAAT GGTTtctgctcctggctcacagccaTCTTCAGGATAAA GGACGACGAGATCCGAGACAAGTGTGGGGGCGATGCCGTGCACTACCTGTCCTTCCAGCGGCACATCATCGGGCTGCTGGTCGTCGTGGGTGTGCTCTCCGTGGGCATAGTGCTGCCTGTCAACTTCTCAGGGGACCTGCTCG AGAACAATGCCTACAGCTTTGGGAGAACCACCAtcgccaatttgaagtcagg GAACAACCTGCTGTGGCTGCACACCTCCTTCGCCTTCCTGTACCTGCTGCTCACTGTCTACAGCATGCGCCGACACACCTCCAAGATGCGCTATAAGGAGGACGACCTA gtcaaACGGACCCTCTTCATCAATGGCATCTCCAAGTATGCAGAGTCGGAGAAGATCAAGAAGCACTTTGA GGAGGCCTATCCCAACTGCACAGTGCTGGAAGCCCGTCCGTGTTACAACGTGGCTCGCCTTATGTTCCTCGATGCGGAGAG GAAGAAGGCAGAGCGGGGGAAGCTCTACTTCACCAACTTGCAGAGCAAGGAGAACGTACCCACCATGATCAACCCCAAACCCTgtggccacctctgctgctgtgtgGTGCGGGGCTGCGAACAG GTGGAGGCCATTGAGTACTACACAAAGCTGGAGCAGAGGCTAAAGGAGGACTACAAGCGGGAGAAGGAGAAGGTGAACGAGAAGCCTCTGGGCATGGCCTTTGTCACCTTCCACAATGAGACCATCACCGCCAT cattCTCAAGGACTTCAACGTGTGCAAGTGCCAGGGCTGCGCATGTCGTGGGGAGCCGCGTGCCTCGTCCTGCAGCGAGTCCCTGCACATCTCCAACTGGACCGTGTCCTATGCCCCTGACCCCCAGAACATCTACTG ggagcacCTCTCTATTCGTGGCTTCATCTGGTGGCTGCGCTGCCTCGTCATCAATGTcgtcctcttcatcctcctcttcttcctcaccaccccagccatcatcatcaccaccatggACAAGTTCAATGTCACCAAGCCTGTGGAGTACCTCAAC AACCCGATCATCACCCAGTTCTTCCCCACCCTGCTCCTCTGGTGCTTCTCggccctgctgcccaccatcGTCTACTACTCTGCCTTCTTCGAAGCCCACTGGACACG CTCTGGGGAGAACAGGACCACCATGCACAAGTGCTACACCTTCCTCATCTTCATGGTGCTGCTCCTGCCCTCACTGGGACTGAGCAG CCTGGACCTCTTTTTCCGCTGGCTCTTTGACAAGAAGTTCTTGGCTGAGGCAGCTGTTCGGTTTGA GTGCGTGTTCCTGCCCGACAACGGCGCCTTCTTCGTGAACTACGTCATTGCCTCCGCCTTTATCGGCAACGCCATGGACCTGCTGCGCATCCCAGGCCTGCTCATGTACATGATCCGGCTCTGCCTGGCGCGCTCGGCCGCCGAGAGGCGCAACGTGAAGCGG CATCAGGCCTACGAGTTCCAGTTTGGCGCAGCCTACGCGTGGATGATGTGCGTCTTCACGGTGGTCATGACCTACAGTATCACCTGCCCCATCATCGTGCCCTTCG GGCTCATGTACATGCTGCTGAAGCACCTGGTAGACAGGTACAATCTCTACTACGCCTACCTGCCGGCCAAGCTGGACAAGAAGATCCACTCAGGGGCCGTGAACCAGGTGGTGGCCGCGCCCATCCTCTGCCTcttctggctgctcttcttctccACCATGCGCACCG GGTTCCTGGCCCCCACATCCATGTTCACCTTCGTCGTCCTGGTCATCACCATCGTCATCTGTCTCTGCCACGTCTGCTTTGGACACTTCAAATACCTCAGTGCCCACAACTACAAG ATTGAGCACACGGAGACAGATACTGTGGGCACCAGGAGCAATGGACGGCCCCCCACTACTGCTGCCGTCCCCAAATCTGCG AAATACATCGCTCAGGTGCTGCAGGACTCCGAGGTggatggggaaggggagggggctcctggcagcTCAGGAGATGAGCCCCCCTCATCCTCGTCCCAAGACGAGGAGCTGATGCCGCCCGAGGGCCTGACGGACACAGACTTCCAGTCCTGTGAGGACAGCCTCCTGGAC
- the TMEM63B gene encoding CSC1-like protein 2 isoform X1, with protein sequence MLPFLLATLGTTALNNSNPKDYCYSARIRSTVLQGLPFGGVPTVLALDFMCFLALLFLFSILRKVAWDYGRLALVTDADRHRRQERDRVEQEYVASAMHGDSHDRYERLTSVSSSVDFDQRDNGFCSWLTAIFRIKDDEIRDKCGGDAVHYLSFQRHIIGLLVVVGVLSVGIVLPVNFSGDLLENNAYSFGRTTIANLKSGNNLLWLHTSFAFLYLLLTVYSMRRHTSKMRYKEDDLVKRTLFINGISKYAESEKIKKHFEEAYPNCTVLEARPCYNVARLMFLDAERKKAERGKLYFTNLQSKENVPTMINPKPCGHLCCCVVRGCEQVEAIEYYTKLEQRLKEDYKREKEKVNEKPLGMAFVTFHNETITAIILKDFNVCKCQGCACRGEPRASSCSESLHISNWTVSYAPDPQNIYWEHLSIRGFIWWLRCLVINVVLFILLFFLTTPAIIITTMDKFNVTKPVEYLNNPIITQFFPTLLLWCFSALLPTIVYYSAFFEAHWTRSGENRTTMHKCYTFLIFMVLLLPSLGLSSLDLFFRWLFDKKFLAEAAVRFECVFLPDNGAFFVNYVIASAFIGNAMDLLRIPGLLMYMIRLCLARSAAERRNVKRHQAYEFQFGAAYAWMMCVFTVVMTYSITCPIIVPFGLMYMLLKHLVDRYNLYYAYLPAKLDKKIHSGAVNQVVAAPILCLFWLLFFSTMRTGFLAPTSMFTFVVLVITIVICLCHVCFGHFKYLSAHNYKIEHTETDTVGTRSNGRPPTTAAVPKSAKYIAQVLQDSEVDGEGEGAPGSSGDEPPSSSSQDEELMPPEGLTDTDFQSCEDSLLDNEIHQ encoded by the exons ATGTTGCCCTTCCTGCTGGCCACACTGGGCACCACGGCCCTCAACAACAGCAATCCCAAGGACTACTGCTACAGTGCCCGCATCCGCAGCACGGTCCTGCAGGGCCTGCCTTTTGGTGGTgtccccacagtgctggcccttgacTTCATGTGCTTTCTT GCACTGTTGTTCTTATTCTCCATCCTCCGGAAGGTGGCCTGGGACTATGGGCGGCTGGCCTTGGTGACAGATGCTGACAG GCACCGGCGGCAGGAGAGAGACCGAGTGGAACAGGAATA cgtGGCCTCAGCTATGCATGGGGACAGTCATGACCGGTACGAGCGTCtcacttctgtctccagctctgtcgACTTTGACCAGAGGGACAAT GGTTtctgctcctggctcacagccaTCTTCAGGATAAA GGACGACGAGATCCGAGACAAGTGTGGGGGCGATGCCGTGCACTACCTGTCCTTCCAGCGGCACATCATCGGGCTGCTGGTCGTCGTGGGTGTGCTCTCCGTGGGCATAGTGCTGCCTGTCAACTTCTCAGGGGACCTGCTCG AGAACAATGCCTACAGCTTTGGGAGAACCACCAtcgccaatttgaagtcagg GAACAACCTGCTGTGGCTGCACACCTCCTTCGCCTTCCTGTACCTGCTGCTCACTGTCTACAGCATGCGCCGACACACCTCCAAGATGCGCTATAAGGAGGACGACCTA gtcaaACGGACCCTCTTCATCAATGGCATCTCCAAGTATGCAGAGTCGGAGAAGATCAAGAAGCACTTTGA GGAGGCCTATCCCAACTGCACAGTGCTGGAAGCCCGTCCGTGTTACAACGTGGCTCGCCTTATGTTCCTCGATGCGGAGAG GAAGAAGGCAGAGCGGGGGAAGCTCTACTTCACCAACTTGCAGAGCAAGGAGAACGTACCCACCATGATCAACCCCAAACCCTgtggccacctctgctgctgtgtgGTGCGGGGCTGCGAACAG GTGGAGGCCATTGAGTACTACACAAAGCTGGAGCAGAGGCTAAAGGAGGACTACAAGCGGGAGAAGGAGAAGGTGAACGAGAAGCCTCTGGGCATGGCCTTTGTCACCTTCCACAATGAGACCATCACCGCCAT cattCTCAAGGACTTCAACGTGTGCAAGTGCCAGGGCTGCGCATGTCGTGGGGAGCCGCGTGCCTCGTCCTGCAGCGAGTCCCTGCACATCTCCAACTGGACCGTGTCCTATGCCCCTGACCCCCAGAACATCTACTG ggagcacCTCTCTATTCGTGGCTTCATCTGGTGGCTGCGCTGCCTCGTCATCAATGTcgtcctcttcatcctcctcttcttcctcaccaccccagccatcatcatcaccaccatggACAAGTTCAATGTCACCAAGCCTGTGGAGTACCTCAAC AACCCGATCATCACCCAGTTCTTCCCCACCCTGCTCCTCTGGTGCTTCTCggccctgctgcccaccatcGTCTACTACTCTGCCTTCTTCGAAGCCCACTGGACACG CTCTGGGGAGAACAGGACCACCATGCACAAGTGCTACACCTTCCTCATCTTCATGGTGCTGCTCCTGCCCTCACTGGGACTGAGCAG CCTGGACCTCTTTTTCCGCTGGCTCTTTGACAAGAAGTTCTTGGCTGAGGCAGCTGTTCGGTTTGA GTGCGTGTTCCTGCCCGACAACGGCGCCTTCTTCGTGAACTACGTCATTGCCTCCGCCTTTATCGGCAACGCCATGGACCTGCTGCGCATCCCAGGCCTGCTCATGTACATGATCCGGCTCTGCCTGGCGCGCTCGGCCGCCGAGAGGCGCAACGTGAAGCGG CATCAGGCCTACGAGTTCCAGTTTGGCGCAGCCTACGCGTGGATGATGTGCGTCTTCACGGTGGTCATGACCTACAGTATCACCTGCCCCATCATCGTGCCCTTCG GGCTCATGTACATGCTGCTGAAGCACCTGGTAGACAGGTACAATCTCTACTACGCCTACCTGCCGGCCAAGCTGGACAAGAAGATCCACTCAGGGGCCGTGAACCAGGTGGTGGCCGCGCCCATCCTCTGCCTcttctggctgctcttcttctccACCATGCGCACCG GGTTCCTGGCCCCCACATCCATGTTCACCTTCGTCGTCCTGGTCATCACCATCGTCATCTGTCTCTGCCACGTCTGCTTTGGACACTTCAAATACCTCAGTGCCCACAACTACAAG ATTGAGCACACGGAGACAGATACTGTGGGCACCAGGAGCAATGGACGGCCCCCCACTACTGCTGCCGTCCCCAAATCTGCG AAATACATCGCTCAGGTGCTGCAGGACTCCGAGGTggatggggaaggggagggggctcctggcagcTCAGGAGATGAGCCCCCCTCATCCTCGTCCCAAGACGAGGAGCTGATGCCGCCCGAGGGCCTGACGGACACAGACTTCCAGTCCTGTGAGGACAGCCTCCTGGAC